One part of the Corynebacterium aurimucosum ATCC 700975 genome encodes these proteins:
- a CDS encoding GtrA family protein, which yields MPGRAERLSRSNSLQAQGTKFAITGAIAALIDVSLTWLFQIGLGVFGDVASRTVGFSAGTFVAYLLNRRWTFNARASKRRFAAVFATYAMTYAINIVLYRWAFPFFDHTLDWPSSWALAVAFVIAQGTATLINFFVQRWVIFRSTRKSFEF from the coding sequence ATGCCCGGTCGCGCCGAACGCCTCTCACGGTCAAATTCCCTGCAGGCGCAGGGCACGAAGTTCGCGATCACGGGAGCTATTGCCGCGCTTATCGACGTCTCCCTGACCTGGCTCTTTCAAATTGGCTTAGGGGTATTCGGCGATGTGGCCTCGCGGACCGTTGGCTTTTCCGCCGGTACCTTCGTGGCCTACCTGCTGAATCGGCGGTGGACCTTCAACGCGCGGGCATCGAAGCGCCGCTTTGCTGCCGTGTTTGCCACCTACGCCATGACCTATGCGATCAACATTGTGCTGTATCGCTGGGCCTTCCCCTTCTTTGACCACACGCTGGATTGGCCTTCGTCCTGGGCGTTGGCGGTGGCTTTCGTGATTGCCCAGGGCACGGCAACGCTGATTAACTTCTTTGTGCAGCGGTGGGTGATTTTCCGCAGCACGCGCAAGTCCTTTGAGTTTTAG
- a CDS encoding glycosyltransferase — MTATLSQAGTTAAVIVTHQRVELLRASLEQVVNQTHPVQWVIVVDNGAEAAVEDLLHELAGERAVYVPSETNLGGAGGFALGFLTALALGADAVWCADDDGRPADHHVLEELYRVAENNALHEVSPAVCNINEPAKLAFPLRQGLVWRRYMSELEGDFLPGIASLFNGALISAEAMEIIGVPDYRLFIRGDEVEYHRRLVNSGLNFGTALTTSYLHPDGSDEFKPILGGKMHTQYPKGEFKRFFTYRNRGYLLWQRGMRKLLPQEFARFGWFFIVQQHDVKGFMEWLRLHNRGRKEDFRRP; from the coding sequence ATGACTGCCACTCTGTCCCAGGCCGGAACGACGGCCGCTGTGATCGTCACCCACCAGCGCGTGGAGCTGCTGCGCGCCTCCCTTGAGCAGGTGGTGAACCAGACACACCCAGTGCAGTGGGTGATCGTGGTGGATAACGGTGCGGAAGCAGCAGTAGAGGATCTCCTCCACGAACTAGCTGGTGAGCGCGCCGTCTACGTGCCTTCCGAAACCAACCTGGGCGGTGCGGGAGGCTTCGCGTTGGGCTTCCTGACGGCGCTGGCCCTCGGCGCGGATGCGGTGTGGTGTGCTGACGATGACGGCCGCCCCGCTGACCACCACGTACTAGAGGAGCTGTACCGAGTTGCGGAAAACAACGCACTCCACGAAGTATCCCCCGCCGTGTGCAATATCAATGAGCCCGCCAAGCTGGCTTTCCCGCTGCGCCAGGGCTTGGTGTGGCGGCGCTACATGAGCGAGCTGGAAGGGGATTTCCTCCCCGGCATCGCCTCCCTCTTCAACGGGGCGCTTATCTCCGCCGAAGCCATGGAGATCATCGGCGTACCGGACTACCGCCTGTTCATCCGCGGCGATGAAGTGGAATACCACCGCCGTCTAGTCAACTCGGGCCTAAACTTCGGCACCGCGCTGACCACCAGCTACCTGCACCCAGATGGCTCCGATGAGTTCAAGCCCATCCTCGGCGGCAAAATGCACACGCAATACCCGAAGGGCGAGTTCAAGCGCTTCTTCACCTACCGCAACCGCGGCTATCTTCTATGGCAACGCGGCATGCGCAAGCTCCTGCCGCAGGAATTCGCACGTTTCGGCTGGTTCTTCATCGTGCAGCAACATGACGTGAAGGGATTCATGGAATGGCTGCGCCTGCACAACCGCGGCCGCAAAGAAGACTTCCGCCGGCCCTAA
- a CDS encoding GNAT family N-acetyltransferase yields the protein MTERSVEEMWAPFRVSIHVGDLTLRVLRDSDIAAIHGVTAAEIFGEPLPEYTFPWLKQKPDPSFRWAHRAQMSPEEWSLDFGVHLGGEVIGSVDLRAQNFPDNHEVVTGSWLYHRLQGRGIGTQVRHAAAVFCFNYLGAHRLRSEWEPGNEASQAVSRKLGFAIEGNKAVLRKEDYQPGPEVTVAGMSEELREMLGY from the coding sequence ATGACCGAGAGAAGCGTTGAAGAAATGTGGGCTCCTTTTAGGGTTTCCATCCATGTGGGTGACCTGACCCTGCGGGTGCTGCGTGACAGTGACATCGCCGCGATTCATGGAGTCACCGCCGCTGAGATTTTTGGTGAGCCGCTTCCGGAGTACACGTTCCCGTGGTTGAAGCAGAAGCCTGATCCGAGTTTTCGGTGGGCGCATCGTGCGCAGATGTCTCCGGAAGAATGGTCGCTGGACTTCGGTGTGCACCTTGGCGGTGAAGTCATTGGTTCGGTGGATCTGCGGGCGCAGAATTTTCCCGATAACCATGAGGTCGTAACCGGATCGTGGCTCTACCACCGTCTTCAGGGCCGCGGGATAGGTACGCAGGTCCGCCACGCCGCTGCGGTCTTTTGTTTTAATTACCTGGGGGCTCATCGGTTGCGCTCTGAGTGGGAGCCGGGCAATGAGGCTTCCCAGGCTGTATCACGCAAGCTTGGCTTCGCCATCGAAGGCAACAAGGCCGTGCTGCGCAAAGAGGATTACCAGCCGGGGCCGGAAGTGACTGTGGCTGGGATGAGTGAAGAGCTGCGCGAAATGCTTGGGTATTAG
- a CDS encoding ABC transporter ATP-binding protein: MVSIDTYNACVDFPIFDAKSRSLKKAMLSTAGGSIGKNDQNVVMVEALKDINLHLREGDRVGLVGHNGAGKTTLLRLLSGIYEPTRGAADVRGRVAPVFDLGVGMDPEVSGYDNIIIRGLFLGQTIKQMKAKMDEIAEFSELGDYLSMPLRTYSTGMRVRLALGVVTSIEPEILLLDEGIGAVDAAFMAKARVRLQDLVKRSGILVFASHSNDFLAQLCDTALWIDHGQIRSVGEVSEVVGEYEGPEVGQYVRDLRKRFDNEENV, translated from the coding sequence ATGGTTTCCATTGATACGTATAACGCTTGCGTGGACTTTCCCATCTTTGATGCCAAGTCCCGCTCCCTCAAGAAGGCGATGCTCTCCACGGCCGGTGGCTCCATTGGCAAGAATGACCAGAACGTGGTCATGGTGGAAGCGCTCAAAGACATCAACCTCCACCTGCGTGAGGGCGACCGCGTCGGCCTCGTCGGCCACAACGGCGCGGGCAAAACCACTCTGCTGCGTTTGCTCTCCGGCATCTACGAACCTACGCGCGGTGCTGCCGACGTCCGCGGGCGAGTTGCCCCAGTCTTCGACCTCGGCGTAGGTATGGACCCAGAGGTTTCCGGCTACGACAACATCATCATCCGCGGCCTCTTCCTAGGTCAGACCATCAAGCAGATGAAGGCCAAGATGGATGAGATCGCGGAATTCTCTGAGCTGGGTGATTACCTCTCCATGCCGCTGCGCACCTACTCCACCGGTATGCGCGTGCGCCTAGCGCTGGGCGTTGTGACCTCCATTGAGCCGGAGATCCTGCTTCTCGACGAAGGCATCGGCGCCGTCGACGCCGCCTTCATGGCCAAGGCCCGCGTCCGCCTCCAGGACCTGGTGAAGCGCTCCGGCATCCTGGTCTTTGCCTCCCACTCCAATGACTTCCTGGCGCAGCTGTGCGATACCGCCCTGTGGATCGACCATGGCCAGATTCGCTCTGTGGGCGAGGTCTCCGAGGTCGTCGGCGAATACGAAGGCCCTGAGGTGGGCCAGTACGTGCGGGACTTGCGCAAGCGCTTCGACAACGAGGAGAACGTTTAG
- a CDS encoding ABC transporter permease — protein sequence MTSAPAPGEEPASRSMTMSAAFADLLQGARQRELWFKLGIQDIKQRYRRSVLGPFWITIATGVMAAALGLLYSMLFQIPVAEFLPHVTVGLIMWNFISGAIKEGSTVFIDNEGLIKQLPAPLSVHIYRLVWRQTLFLGHNLIIWLLLILIFPRHLGWEFFLFIPALGLFLVNGVWVAMFFGIIATRFRDVAPLLEALTQLLFYVTPIVWMTNTLKDQGGAVASRARIAEINPLYHYMEIIRAPMIGEPVAGYHWLIVIGCTVAGLLIAGLAMRQWRFRVSYWV from the coding sequence ATGACCTCCGCGCCTGCACCCGGCGAGGAGCCGGCCTCGCGTTCCATGACCATGTCGGCGGCCTTCGCCGATCTGTTGCAAGGCGCTCGCCAGCGCGAGCTGTGGTTCAAGCTGGGCATCCAAGACATCAAGCAGCGCTACCGCCGCTCGGTGCTGGGTCCGTTCTGGATCACCATCGCAACCGGCGTGATGGCTGCGGCCCTGGGCCTGCTGTATTCCATGCTCTTCCAGATCCCCGTGGCGGAATTCCTACCCCACGTGACCGTGGGCCTGATTATGTGGAACTTCATTTCGGGCGCCATTAAGGAAGGCTCGACGGTCTTCATCGATAACGAGGGCTTGATCAAACAGCTGCCCGCACCACTGTCGGTGCATATCTACCGGCTTGTCTGGCGGCAAACCCTCTTTTTGGGCCACAACCTCATCATCTGGCTGTTGCTCATTCTTATCTTCCCGCGCCACCTGGGCTGGGAGTTCTTCCTGTTCATCCCGGCGCTAGGACTCTTCCTCGTCAACGGCGTGTGGGTCGCCATGTTCTTCGGCATCATCGCCACGCGCTTCCGTGACGTTGCCCCGCTGCTGGAGGCTCTAACCCAGCTGCTCTTCTACGTCACGCCTATCGTGTGGATGACCAACACCCTGAAGGATCAGGGAGGCGCTGTGGCTAGCCGCGCGCGCATCGCTGAGATCAACCCGCTGTATCACTACATGGAGATCATCCGCGCCCCCATGATCGGCGAGCCCGTCGCCGGCTACCACTGGCTCATCGTCATCGGCTGCACCGTCGCCGGCCTACTCATCGCCGGCCTGGCCATGCGCCAGTGGCGCTTCCGCGTCTCCTACTGGGTCTAG
- a CDS encoding aminotransferase class V-fold PLP-dependent enzyme produces MTEQYDVASVRGLYTGLSDGWTYLNAHAAPQIAERVASGVARSFRMSATVKPLEDAVGAHSAHHDPGELHAADMYASARRAVADLTGATAERVILGPSLPVLYQALGAALRPLLRRQSSVVLSRFDSPEFTSAFAQLGTDIRWAQPDLGTGELPAFQYADLVDGSTRFVAFSGAHELLGTVTPASEIIDSVHERSRAWVLVDVSSIAPYRLLDFDAIGADILGVDVGALGGPQMAALVFRDTAMFRRLDEIVVGPVSAGLAGGVGPLVDHLAELAGGERGSRRVRLTRSMQALSGYMEELTGDLYSLLGTLPAVHILGVTGEAAADASDDRLPRLTFAVRDVPADVIHRRLFDNGLVTTIAPHTPLLTEMGVEEVGGAVTVSLSPFSTYHDVEHLTRVVASLA; encoded by the coding sequence ATGACGGAACAGTATGACGTCGCCAGCGTGCGAGGTCTTTACACTGGTCTGTCCGATGGTTGGACCTACCTGAACGCGCATGCCGCGCCGCAGATTGCGGAACGTGTGGCCTCTGGCGTGGCCCGTTCTTTCCGCATGTCCGCCACGGTGAAGCCGCTGGAGGACGCCGTGGGCGCGCACTCGGCGCATCACGACCCAGGGGAGCTCCACGCGGCGGACATGTATGCCTCCGCGCGCCGGGCGGTGGCGGATCTCACGGGGGCGACAGCGGAGCGGGTCATCCTGGGCCCGTCGCTGCCGGTGCTGTACCAGGCTTTGGGCGCTGCACTGCGCCCGCTGCTGCGCCGGCAGTCTTCGGTGGTGCTCTCCCGTTTTGATTCTCCGGAGTTTACGAGCGCGTTCGCACAGCTGGGTACTGATATTCGGTGGGCACAGCCGGACTTAGGAACTGGCGAGCTGCCGGCATTCCAATACGCTGATCTGGTTGATGGCTCGACGCGTTTTGTCGCCTTTTCTGGCGCCCACGAGCTGCTGGGCACGGTCACGCCGGCCTCGGAGATTATTGATTCGGTCCATGAGCGTTCGCGCGCCTGGGTGCTTGTCGACGTCTCATCGATCGCCCCCTACCGTCTCCTCGACTTTGATGCGATTGGGGCGGACATTCTCGGCGTGGATGTGGGAGCGCTGGGTGGCCCGCAGATGGCGGCGCTGGTCTTCCGCGATACCGCGATGTTCCGCCGCCTCGATGAGATTGTCGTTGGCCCGGTTTCCGCAGGCTTGGCGGGTGGTGTTGGTCCCCTAGTGGATCATCTAGCAGAACTCGCCGGCGGGGAGCGGGGTTCGCGCCGCGTGCGCCTGACGCGTTCGATGCAAGCTCTCTCCGGTTATATGGAGGAACTCACCGGGGATCTCTACAGCTTGTTGGGTACGCTGCCGGCCGTCCACATCCTTGGCGTGACGGGTGAGGCGGCTGCCGACGCCTCCGATGACCGCCTCCCACGCCTCACCTTTGCCGTGCGTGATGTGCCTGCGGACGTGATCCACCGCCGCCTCTTCGATAATGGTTTGGTGACTACCATCGCCCCGCACACCCCGCTGCTCACGGAGATGGGCGTGGAAGAGGTTGGCGGTGCCGTTACGGTCTCGCTGAGCCCGTTCAGCACTTACCACGACGTCGAGCACCTCACTCGCGTGGTTGCGTCGTTGGCTTAG
- a CDS encoding NAD(P)H-quinone oxidoreductase, protein MKAIIQTNLEDPHSLELGETNKPQLQDGEVLVKVKAAGVNRADLLQARGHYPPPPGASEIIGLEVAGEVVDAGDTDIEVGSKVGALLAGGGYAEYVAVPKGQLLPIPSGYSFAEAASVIEVACTVWSNIAMEAELDKGQTILIHGGAGGIGTFAIQVAKQLGATVAVTAGSAEKLATCKELGADILINYNEQDFAEELKNQCDVILDIMGAKYLKKNLIALAKGGHMVTIGMQGGTKAELNMGVLLNKRLTLQGTTLRSRSLEGKAAIVADTVKNVWPWLEDGSVKHHLHATYALARAAEAHQALDSGKVTGKLVLEV, encoded by the coding sequence ATGAAAGCCATCATTCAGACCAACCTGGAAGACCCACACTCGCTGGAGTTGGGGGAAACCAATAAACCACAACTCCAAGACGGCGAAGTCCTCGTTAAGGTCAAAGCCGCCGGCGTAAACCGCGCCGACCTGCTCCAGGCCCGCGGGCACTACCCACCGCCGCCGGGCGCTTCGGAGATTATTGGTCTCGAAGTCGCAGGCGAAGTCGTCGACGCAGGCGACACCGACATCGAGGTTGGATCCAAAGTCGGCGCACTGCTGGCCGGCGGCGGCTACGCCGAGTACGTGGCCGTACCCAAGGGCCAGCTGCTACCCATCCCCAGCGGCTATTCCTTTGCCGAGGCCGCTTCCGTCATCGAGGTGGCCTGCACCGTGTGGTCCAATATCGCGATGGAGGCAGAACTAGATAAGGGCCAAACCATCCTCATCCACGGCGGCGCGGGCGGTATCGGCACCTTCGCTATTCAGGTGGCGAAGCAACTCGGCGCCACCGTCGCCGTGACGGCAGGATCCGCAGAAAAGCTCGCCACCTGCAAGGAGCTCGGCGCGGATATCCTCATCAACTACAACGAGCAGGACTTCGCCGAGGAACTGAAGAACCAGTGCGATGTCATCCTCGACATCATGGGGGCGAAGTACCTCAAGAAGAACCTCATCGCGCTAGCTAAGGGCGGCCACATGGTCACCATCGGCATGCAGGGCGGAACAAAGGCCGAGCTCAACATGGGTGTCCTCCTCAATAAGCGCCTGACCCTGCAGGGCACCACGTTGCGCTCCCGCTCGCTGGAGGGCAAGGCCGCCATCGTCGCCGACACCGTCAAGAATGTCTGGCCTTGGCTGGAGGACGGCAGCGTCAAGCACCACCTGCACGCCACCTACGCGCTTGCTCGCGCTGCCGAAGCCCACCAAGCCCTCGACTCCGGCAAGGTCACGGGCAAGCTTGTCCTCGAGGTCTAA
- a CDS encoding NAD(P)/FAD-dependent oxidoreductase: MQTVDTLIIGGGAAGLQAALVMVRARRSILVVDSSTPRNRFAHEIHGVIALEGTPPLEFQERGKKQLRSYGVTIANATVDSVTDNDRTLTATLSNGETVAARSIIVASGVDDVHPDIPGLEENWGNTVLHCPYCHGFEVADKKLGVLCIGEFSLHHAALLRQWSKDITFFTNGMELTEEQRADLTRRGLALVDGPVTAFQDGKVLVGSTPHAVDALFYMPVPHPHDEFLTDLNLERHSPPPAMGGSLIKVGPAGATSHPRVWAVGNVVNPPAQVAVAMGEANAAAIAVNAFLVEDDWI; encoded by the coding sequence ATGCAGACAGTAGATACCCTCATCATCGGCGGTGGCGCGGCCGGCCTTCAGGCAGCCCTGGTCATGGTCCGCGCCCGCCGCAGTATCCTCGTTGTTGATTCCTCCACTCCCCGCAACCGCTTCGCCCACGAAATCCACGGTGTCATCGCCCTCGAGGGCACGCCACCCCTTGAGTTCCAGGAGCGCGGCAAAAAGCAGCTGCGCAGCTACGGCGTAACAATCGCGAACGCCACCGTAGATTCCGTTACCGATAATGACCGCACCCTCACCGCCACGTTGAGCAACGGGGAGACCGTCGCGGCCCGCTCCATCATCGTCGCCAGCGGCGTGGACGATGTGCATCCTGACATCCCGGGCCTCGAAGAAAACTGGGGAAATACAGTCCTCCACTGCCCTTATTGCCACGGGTTCGAGGTGGCGGACAAGAAGCTCGGCGTGCTCTGCATCGGCGAGTTCTCCCTGCACCATGCGGCACTCCTGCGCCAGTGGTCCAAGGACATCACCTTCTTCACCAACGGCATGGAGCTTACCGAGGAACAGCGCGCGGACCTGACTCGGCGGGGCCTTGCGCTTGTCGACGGCCCCGTCACCGCCTTCCAAGATGGAAAGGTTCTGGTTGGGAGCACACCCCATGCCGTCGATGCGCTGTTCTACATGCCTGTCCCTCACCCGCACGATGAGTTCCTCACTGACCTCAACCTTGAGCGCCACAGTCCGCCACCTGCGATGGGCGGAAGCCTCATCAAGGTGGGCCCAGCCGGTGCCACCAGCCACCCGCGCGTCTGGGCCGTGGGCAACGTGGTTAACCCGCCAGCGCAGGTGGCAGTGGCGATGGGCGAGGCCAACGCCGCAGCCATCGCGGTCAACGCGTTTCTCGTCGAGGATGATTGGATTTAA
- a CDS encoding type II toxin-antitoxin system RelE family toxin, producing the protein MADSTYHITYKASAAKELRKLDRPTQRRLLAAIEDLAVTPRPDGVKKLKASDDLYRIRVGHYRVVYEILDGKLVVLVLRVAHRRDVYRK; encoded by the coding sequence ATGGCTGACTCCACTTATCACATCACCTATAAGGCATCCGCAGCCAAGGAGCTACGCAAGCTCGACAGGCCGACACAGAGGCGACTACTTGCTGCAATCGAAGACTTGGCCGTTACCCCTCGCCCGGATGGAGTAAAGAAGCTAAAAGCCTCGGACGACCTGTATAGAATTCGAGTCGGACACTATCGCGTGGTTTACGAGATCTTAGACGGAAAGCTCGTGGTGCTCGTGCTACGCGTTGCTCACCGACGAGATGTTTACCGGAAATAG
- a CDS encoding prevent-host-death family protein, which yields MYIRRMKTMSVASSQFRQSQSQILDEAQHTPVAITSRGSRVRAFVVSPSFFARAVEALEDREDVQTAEIARGEAVEISHEDLKKELGLT from the coding sequence ATGTACATTCGTCGTATGAAAACAATGTCAGTGGCATCCAGTCAATTCCGCCAATCCCAAAGCCAAATTCTTGACGAGGCACAGCACACGCCCGTCGCCATCACTAGTCGTGGAAGCCGTGTTCGCGCTTTTGTCGTCTCTCCTTCATTTTTCGCCCGCGCAGTCGAAGCACTGGAGGATCGTGAGGATGTTCAGACCGCAGAGATTGCCCGAGGAGAAGCCGTAGAGATTTCACACGAAGACCTCAAAAAAGAACTCGGACTCACCTAA
- a CDS encoding NAD-dependent deacylase, with the protein MEHLFERAHSILSDATHVEVFTGAGMSADSSIATYRDAQTGIWENVDPVAMASISAWRNDPKPMFAWYLWRAQLAQRAAPNAGHRAIAAARGMTVTTQNIDNLHERAGSQDVVHLHGSLFAFRCTDCDTPYDEDIALPSEPVESITPPECPVCGGLVRPGVVWFGEALPDDEWAEAERRMSTADALLIVGTSGVVYPAAGLPQIAHARGIPIVEVTPQPTDLSPLADVVVTATAAESLPRILAGRIG; encoded by the coding sequence ATGGAGCACCTGTTTGAGCGCGCACACTCGATTCTTTCTGATGCCACCCACGTCGAGGTGTTCACCGGCGCGGGCATGAGCGCGGATAGCAGCATCGCCACGTACCGCGATGCGCAGACGGGCATTTGGGAGAACGTGGATCCGGTGGCGATGGCGTCGATAAGCGCATGGCGCAATGATCCTAAGCCCATGTTCGCCTGGTACCTGTGGCGCGCCCAGCTGGCGCAGCGGGCCGCGCCCAACGCCGGGCACCGCGCAATTGCTGCCGCACGCGGCATGACGGTGACCACGCAAAACATCGATAACCTGCACGAGCGCGCCGGAAGCCAAGACGTGGTTCACCTGCATGGCTCCTTGTTCGCATTCCGCTGCACCGACTGCGATACGCCGTATGACGAGGACATTGCACTGCCGAGCGAACCGGTCGAGAGCATCACCCCACCCGAATGCCCCGTGTGCGGCGGGCTCGTGCGCCCGGGCGTGGTGTGGTTCGGCGAGGCCCTGCCCGACGACGAATGGGCCGAGGCCGAGCGCCGCATGTCCACCGCAGACGCGTTGCTCATCGTGGGTACCTCCGGCGTGGTCTACCCCGCCGCCGGCCTGCCACAGATTGCCCATGCGCGCGGCATCCCCATCGTGGAAGTCACCCCACAGCCCACGGACCTCTCGCCGCTTGCCGACGTCGTGGTCACCGCCACCGCAGCAGAGTCGCTGCCTCGCATCCTAGCGGGGCGGATCGGATAA
- a CDS encoding DUF1648 domain-containing protein, which produces MRSRQYYVATAVVCALTLVYMLLRWDSVPDPIPVHFDGSGNPDRFEPKSFLNATVLVWIGVVFAIALPLCVPPISLARKTMDVPAESTLPFSEATAQRAELLTGKTSTFIAQTVLTMTACVCLTAVCTVIPDIPFSGFLLVAAWIAFTVFIMIQGVRLTLTSAKAVKAIPTDDDEKVRNEALRFAGGMGVYNEPTDPMCMAVFPTNPSKLQINTAHEPGRRYLWRMGIALTASIAFCVLIAVL; this is translated from the coding sequence ATGAGAAGCCGCCAGTATTACGTCGCTACCGCTGTGGTGTGTGCTCTCACGCTGGTGTACATGCTGCTGCGCTGGGATTCGGTGCCTGATCCCATCCCGGTCCACTTCGATGGCTCGGGCAACCCGGACCGCTTCGAGCCCAAATCTTTCCTCAACGCAACGGTCCTGGTGTGGATCGGCGTTGTGTTCGCCATTGCGCTGCCGCTGTGCGTGCCGCCGATCTCGCTGGCTCGAAAAACAATGGATGTTCCGGCAGAGTCAACTCTTCCGTTCTCCGAGGCCACGGCACAGCGCGCGGAGCTGCTCACTGGAAAGACCTCCACGTTCATTGCCCAGACAGTCCTCACCATGACGGCCTGCGTGTGCCTCACTGCGGTCTGCACCGTCATTCCGGATATCCCCTTCTCGGGCTTTCTCCTCGTGGCCGCGTGGATAGCCTTCACCGTGTTCATCATGATTCAGGGCGTCCGGTTAACGCTGACATCTGCGAAGGCTGTGAAAGCCATACCAACCGACGATGATGAAAAGGTTCGCAACGAAGCACTTCGTTTTGCCGGTGGCATGGGCGTCTACAACGAGCCCACAGACCCCATGTGCATGGCAGTCTTCCCCACGAATCCATCGAAGCTGCAGATCAACACCGCGCACGAACCGGGCCGGCGCTACCTGTGGCGCATGGGCATCGCCCTCACTGCATCCATAGCATTCTGCGTGCTCATCGCCGTACTCTAG
- a CDS encoding DUF4288 domain-containing protein, whose product MEPYVGIVVMELAKKSSSSAQSFFREDFYIVYAESEEKARERVEAMANEQADGEDVKVRHIVDVAPALYGYVDRDCDLYSRHFANLEDYERFEMKLGGTDPLAD is encoded by the coding sequence ATGGAACCTTATGTTGGAATTGTCGTGATGGAGCTTGCTAAAAAGTCCAGTTCATCTGCCCAAAGCTTCTTCCGCGAGGACTTTTATATTGTGTATGCGGAGTCGGAAGAGAAGGCTCGAGAGCGCGTTGAAGCGATGGCGAACGAGCAGGCCGATGGTGAGGACGTGAAGGTACGGCATATCGTGGATGTCGCGCCAGCCCTCTATGGTTATGTAGACCGCGATTGTGATCTCTACTCGCGGCACTTTGCGAACCTAGAGGACTACGAGCGTTTCGAGATGAAGCTCGGCGGAACCGACCCGTTGGCTGATTAA
- a CDS encoding ThiF family adenylyltransferase — protein MSSRYARQETLWGTSTQERLRASTVAVIGAGGLGSPALLYLAGAGVGRILLFDDDTVSLSNLHRQVIHSTATVGQPKTESAAAALSALNPECTVEQFSRLTPDTALDQLRGADLIIDGTDNFYSRHLASWSAHELDIPHVWASLLGYDAQLTVFHSGHGPVYEDLFPTDPQVPSCSQAGVLGPVVGVAGSALAVEALKLLTGIGTPLIGTLGYYDSLAGTWEYIPVRANGATPARPDNPTDIREIPEDATLIDVRTSPERAASLIPGSQHLPLDEILAGHNPTLDPADLAVLYCASGLRSAQAVEALRARGFRNVYSLRGGIDAWQEHISELSAEADAEAS, from the coding sequence ATGAGCTCACGTTATGCACGCCAGGAAACCCTGTGGGGAACCTCCACACAGGAACGACTTCGCGCCTCCACCGTCGCAGTCATCGGCGCCGGTGGCCTGGGCTCGCCTGCCCTGCTCTACCTGGCAGGCGCTGGCGTGGGGCGCATCCTGCTTTTCGACGACGACACCGTCTCCCTCTCAAACCTGCACCGCCAAGTCATCCACAGCACAGCAACCGTGGGCCAGCCCAAAACCGAATCCGCCGCTGCGGCTTTGAGTGCCCTCAACCCGGAGTGCACCGTCGAGCAGTTCTCACGCCTGACACCCGATACCGCCCTCGACCAGCTGCGCGGCGCTGACCTCATCATCGACGGCACCGATAACTTCTACTCCCGCCACCTTGCCTCCTGGTCCGCCCATGAGCTGGACATTCCGCACGTGTGGGCCTCGCTTCTGGGATACGACGCGCAGCTCACCGTCTTCCACTCCGGCCACGGCCCGGTCTACGAGGACCTCTTCCCCACCGATCCGCAGGTGCCCTCCTGTTCGCAGGCCGGCGTGCTGGGACCGGTCGTCGGCGTGGCCGGCTCCGCCCTGGCTGTCGAAGCGCTCAAGCTCCTCACGGGCATCGGCACCCCGCTCATCGGCACGCTGGGCTACTACGATTCCCTCGCCGGGACCTGGGAATACATCCCCGTGCGCGCGAACGGCGCCACCCCGGCGCGCCCCGACAACCCCACGGACATCCGCGAGATCCCAGAGGACGCCACGCTTATCGACGTCCGCACCTCCCCCGAGCGCGCCGCCTCCCTCATCCCCGGCTCGCAGCACCTCCCGCTCGATGAGATCCTCGCCGGCCACAACCCGACCCTAGACCCCGCCGACCTTGCCGTCCTCTACTGCGCCAGCGGCCTGCGCTCCGCCCAGGCCGTCGAGGCCCTGCGCGCCCGCGGCTTCAGAAACGTCTACTCGCTGCGCGGCGGCATCGACGCCTGGCAAGAGCACATCTCCGAACTCTCGGCCGAAGCCGACGCCGAGGCGAGCTAG